GTCAGCATGCTGGTCGGTTTGTACGACAACCAGCCAGAACTGCAGCGTGACGAAGCGATGCGTTCGATGGGAATCGCTGCCCAGACGATCATGCTCGCTGCCAAGAGCATGGGCTACGATACCGGCGCGCTGGTGGGTTACGACCCTGGCAAGGTTGCCGAAGTCATCAATCTGCCCGACGACCATGTTCTGGGCATGATGATTGTCGTCGGTAAGGCGAAGCAAGGTGCGTGGGGTAAGCCTGGCCAGTTGACGCTGGAAGACGTGATCGTGAACGACAAGTTCCCGGCGAAGTCGTAAGACAGCTTGCTCCCCTGCTCTACTCGCTCGGCTTGGCCGGCTTCTTGCTGAACATCGGGCGAATCGTGTAGGCGTAGCAAACGAAGTAGATCACGACCCACAGCCCGATTGCGATCCACCCGAACAACATATCCTTGATGTTGATCGAGGGGACGACGAGTTGCACCAGCCTCGGGACGAATTCCACCGTCAGGGCAACGCAGAGCAGGCACCACATGAACAAGCCGAGCGTGACGGCGGCTGAAAAGAACAGTTCTCCGAACTGCTTCTTGCTGTTGGGAAACAGGTCGGGCGGATACTTTCTCAGTTTCAGATAAGCGTGCAAGAAGGTCAGCCCGAACAATGGCAGCCATCCAAGACCCGCGATCAAACCGTTGACGATCGCCGCCAACAGGATCGAGACCAGGCCCAGAATCGCCAGCGCCCAAAACAGTGTGAATGGTTTGCTTGGGACTTGCGTAGCAGGGCTTTCTTCGCGAGCGATCCTTTCAGGCGACTGAAAGGGATTATCAGGCGGAGTAGCAGTCGGTGGCACGCGAAAAGCTTTCGGCAGTGAGGCTCAGGATCGTGCGGTTACTCGATCCAACCGCCACCCAGTAGCGTATCGCCGTCGTAGCAGACGACAGCTTGCCCAGGGGCAATGCCATTGCGTGGTTCGTCGAAGGTAACCGAGATCCTGCCTTCGGGAAGCACGTTGACCGTGGCTGGCAGGGCTGGGCTATTGTAGCGAATCATCGCCTCGCAGCGGAACGAATTCTCGCCTGGCTCGACCAACCAGTTGCAATGGCTGGCGGTCAATTCGGCGCGGCCTAAAGCTTCGATCTTGCCGAGCACAACCTGCTTGTCGACCGGGTCGATCTTCACGACGTAATGAGGTTCCCCCAAAGCGATCCCCAGGCCTTTTCGCTGGCCAATCGTGAACCGCTCGATGCCATCGTGTTGGCCGACCACGGTGCCGTCGGTCAGCACAAAGTCTCCAGCCGTTTGCGCGCCCGGACGACGCTGCTTGACGAACTGGTCGTGCTTGCCACTGGTGACGAAGCAGATTTCCTGGCTGTCCTTCTTATCAGCCACACGAAGACCGGTCTCGCCAGCCATCGAGCGGATCTCTTCCTTGTGGAAGTCGCCGACCGGCAGCATCATCCGCTTCAGGTATTGTCGACCGATGCCAAACAAGACGTAGGTTTGGTCTTTTCGTGGATCGACGCCCCGTACCAGGCGCGGCGTGCCGTCGGCATCGTCAGATGGGATCAGCCGGGCATAGTGACCGGTGGCAACGTATTCAGCACCAACGCTGTCGGCGTAATCGAACAGCTTGCCGAACTTGATCCAGTTGTTGCACATCACGCAAGGATTCGGCGTGCGGCCCCGGATGTACTCGTCGGCGAAGTACTCCATGATTTGCCCGAACTCTTCCTGCAGATTCAGGGCATAGAATGGAATGTCCATTCGATCAGCCACCCGGCGTGCGTCGGCCGCGTCTAACGCGCTGCAGCAACCTTGCTTGTGGTCGGCACGTTCGTTGAGGATCTGGAGCGCCGTACCGCCACCGGGCGCATCAAGGCTGCAGTGAGCGACCGGCGACTCTTCGCCATGGCGCATGAACACCCCGATGACGTCGTGTCCGTCACGTTTGAGCAGTTGAGCGGCGACACTACTGTCGACCCCTCCGGACATGGCTAGAACAACTCGGGCCACGTAATGAATCCTGTTGGAAACGTTCGATTCCGGAAAATGGCTTGCTGCCAATGGGCATCCGTTGGCGGCGATGATTCTCGCCATTTTAGAAAATCATCCTATTGTCCAGACACCCCCGGCAGCGGTGGGGATCCGCGAAATGCTTAAATTTCTCGGCAAATCGCTGCTAAACCCTGTCGAGAAGACGCCGATCAGCCCGATGGTCGGCGAGTCCCAGTTTTCCGAATCGAGATCGGCAGGGAAATAATTTGGGGTGAAAATGCGATCTGTCCCCCTGGGCTCAAAACGATCTCGATTCGACCGCTCGCCTAGGTTGTCACGATAGGGCCGGGGGACATACGATGGGGTACAGAATAACGCAGCTTTCCCGGACGCCGCATCACATGGAGCCAACAATGCGAACGATCCCGTTGCTTCTCTTGAGTTTGTTCTCGCTACTCGCACTACACGGAGGAAATCTCGCCATGGCACAAGAGGCCAACGAACCTGTCTCGGACGATCCGAATCTCTGGTTGGAAGATGTCACCGGCGACAAGGCTCTGGACTGGGTCAAAGAGCAAAACAAGCTGAGCGTCGCCGAGCTGACCGAATCGGAAGACTTCAAAGAACTGCAGGACAAGATTCTGAAGATCTTGAACTCGAACGAACGCATTCCATTCGTCGCCAAACGAGGCCCTTACTACTACAACTTCTGGCAAGATGGCGAGCACCCACGTGGCTTGTGGCGTCGGACGACCCCGGAAGAATACAAGAAGGAAAAGCCGGAGTGGGACGTGATCATCGACGTCGATGCCCTGGCTGAAAAAGAAGGCGAGAACTGGGTGTGGCATGGTGTCTCGATGCTGCGGCCAGACTATACCCACGCGATCGTGAAGTTGTCGCGAGGTGGTGCCGATGCCGACATCAAACGCGAATTCAATGTCGAGACGCGTGAGTTCGTCGAAGATGGTTTCTACCTGCCCGAAGCGAAGAGCCGCATCTCGTGGAAAGATAAAGACACGCTACTGGTCGGCACCGATTTCGGCGAAGGTTCGCTCACCGACTCGGGCTATCCACGCATCGTCAAAGAATGGAAGCGTGGCACGCCCCTGACTGAAGCCAAAACGATCTTCGAAGGCGAAAAGACCGACGTCAGTGTCAGCGGTGTTTACGACGACACTCCTGGCTTTGAACGTGAGTTCGTTAGCCGTGGCATGACCTTCTGGACCAGCAAGTTGTACCTGGTCGAAGATGGCAAGCTGATCGAGATCGAAAAGCCAGACGACGCCGAGGTGAACGTCCATCGGGATTGGATCTTCGTGCAGCCTCGCAGTACGTGGGAAGTCGGCGGCAAGACCTACGAGCCAGGCGCGCTGCTGGTCGGAAACTTCGACGACTACATGCAAGGGAAGCGTGACTTCACCGTCTTGTTCGAGCCAACCGATCGTAAGTCCATGGAAGGCTACAGCCCGACCAAGAACTTTCTGCTGGTCAACGAACTCGACAACGTCCGCAACAAGGTTTATCAGTGGACACCGAACAAAGATGGCACTTGGGAGCGTAAGCCACTGCCAGGCGTGCCTGAGTTTGGTTCGGTTTCGGTTGGTGCGGTCGATGAAGAAGAGTCGGACGAGTTCTTCCTGACGGTGACCGACTACACGACGCCGACCACGCTGTTCCTGGGGACCGCAGGCGATCCGGCGATCGAAAAGCTGAAGTCGCTGCCAGCCTTCTACGATGCGACTGGTATCGTGGTCGAGCAGTACGAAGCGACCTCGAAGGATGGCACCAAGGTTCCTTACTTCCAGGTTTCGCACAAGGACATCAAGCTCGACGGCACCAATCCGACGCTCCTGTATGGCTACGGTGGCTTTGAAGTTCCGCTGACGCCGAACTACTCCGCCACAACCGGCACTGCCTGGTTGACTTCTGGCGGCGTGTTCGTGGTGGCCAACATTCGTGGTGGTGGCGAGTTCGGTCCGAAGTGGCATCAGGCCGCGTTGAAGGAAAACCGTCACAAGGCTTACGAAGACTTCATCGCCGTTGGCGAAGACCTGATCGCCCGCAAGGTGACCTCGTCGGAACATCTCGGCGTGATGGGGGGCAGCAATGGTGGTTTGCTGACCGGCAACATGCTGGTGCTGCGACCCGACTTGTTTGGTGCCGTCGTCAGCCAGGTTCCGCTGCTGGATATGAAGCGTTTTCATCTGCTGTTGGCAGGGGCAAGTTGGATGGGTGAGTACGGCAACCCAGACGATCCAGAGCAGTGGGAGTTCATCCAGACCTTCTCGCCTTATCACTTGGTGAAGAAGGATGTGAAGTATCCCAAGACGCTGTTCACCACCAGCACCCGCGACGACCGCGTCCACCCAGGCCACGCTCGCAAGATGGTTGCCCGGATGAAGGACATGGGGCACGATGTTCTATACTATGAAAACATCGAAGGTGGCCACGCCGGCGCCGCCGACAACAAACAGCGAGCCTTCATGACCGCGCTGACCTACGAGTTTCTCAAGCAGCAGTTGATGAACAAGTAAGGCCGGTTGTCGGACTCACTTATTGTTGTGCATTAAAGCACTTAGCTAACGTTTTTGTTTGGCTAGGTGCTTTTTTTGTAACTGAATTGTATGACTAATGCTGATTTCTTTAGAGCCAGTCGCCTTTGATGGAAGTGTGGAGGCAGTCTGGTATTCCAGCGATTTTAAGCCAGTTCATAGATTTGGAGAAGGCAGAGCCAGGCTTCGCCTATTAGATCTTCTAATTAGGCCCGCATTCCTAGTGCTGGAGGAGAATCTTCCACAATAAATATGCTCGACTGAAGCAGGAATGTGTATGTAAAACGTTTGATACAAATGTCCCAGGTGGATGACGTTGCCCCTGCCTACATAGGGTGAACCAATGGTTAAAGATACACGCGAATCTCAATCGGAATTTGTAAAGAAGTCAATAGCTCAAAGTATCGTTGTTGCAATCGCAGTAGTCGGTGTTCTATACCTGCTCAAAGCCTACTTTCTGGCAATCAAGGGAATTAGCTTTCTAGAAATTGCAGAAAATCTCAACGAGGTTGGCGACTCTTTTGGGGTAGTTAATGCAATGGTTTCGAGCATTGCAATTCTTTTTATTGTGCAGTCACTTCAGGAGCAGGTGACTGCAAATCGAATTAGCAAAGAAGAAGCAGAGACGAATCGAATCGACGCCGAAATCGCCAAGTTGCAAGCTGAAAAGGAGCACCAAGATTTGCTCCTAAACAGGGAGTCGACTTCA
The nucleotide sequence above comes from Bremerella sp. JC817. Encoded proteins:
- the mnmA gene encoding tRNA 2-thiouridine(34) synthase MnmA: MARVVLAMSGGVDSSVAAQLLKRDGHDVIGVFMRHGEESPVAHCSLDAPGGGTALQILNERADHKQGCCSALDAADARRVADRMDIPFYALNLQEEFGQIMEYFADEYIRGRTPNPCVMCNNWIKFGKLFDYADSVGAEYVATGHYARLIPSDDADGTPRLVRGVDPRKDQTYVLFGIGRQYLKRMMLPVGDFHKEEIRSMAGETGLRVADKKDSQEICFVTSGKHDQFVKQRRPGAQTAGDFVLTDGTVVGQHDGIERFTIGQRKGLGIALGEPHYVVKIDPVDKQVVLGKIEALGRAELTASHCNWLVEPGENSFRCEAMIRYNSPALPATVNVLPEGRISVTFDEPRNGIAPGQAVVCYDGDTLLGGGWIE
- a CDS encoding prolyl oligopeptidase family serine peptidase; translated protein: MAQEANEPVSDDPNLWLEDVTGDKALDWVKEQNKLSVAELTESEDFKELQDKILKILNSNERIPFVAKRGPYYYNFWQDGEHPRGLWRRTTPEEYKKEKPEWDVIIDVDALAEKEGENWVWHGVSMLRPDYTHAIVKLSRGGADADIKREFNVETREFVEDGFYLPEAKSRISWKDKDTLLVGTDFGEGSLTDSGYPRIVKEWKRGTPLTEAKTIFEGEKTDVSVSGVYDDTPGFEREFVSRGMTFWTSKLYLVEDGKLIEIEKPDDAEVNVHRDWIFVQPRSTWEVGGKTYEPGALLVGNFDDYMQGKRDFTVLFEPTDRKSMEGYSPTKNFLLVNELDNVRNKVYQWTPNKDGTWERKPLPGVPEFGSVSVGAVDEEESDEFFLTVTDYTTPTTLFLGTAGDPAIEKLKSLPAFYDATGIVVEQYEATSKDGTKVPYFQVSHKDIKLDGTNPTLLYGYGGFEVPLTPNYSATTGTAWLTSGGVFVVANIRGGGEFGPKWHQAALKENRHKAYEDFIAVGEDLIARKVTSSEHLGVMGGSNGGLLTGNMLVLRPDLFGAVVSQVPLLDMKRFHLLLAGASWMGEYGNPDDPEQWEFIQTFSPYHLVKKDVKYPKTLFTTSTRDDRVHPGHARKMVARMKDMGHDVLYYENIEGGHAGAADNKQRAFMTALTYEFLKQQLMNK